A single region of the Nisaea sediminum genome encodes:
- a CDS encoding ABC transporter ATP-binding protein, translating into MSEQATLEVRNLQTHFFTKAGVVKAVNDVSFSVGKGKILGLVGESGSGKTVTGFSILGLVDEPGRVCGGEILYRGENLVGASQERMRQLRGNNVAMIFQDPMMTLNPVLRIDTQMIEAIKAHHKVTDDEARQRARDALGQVGIPSPDERLRSYPHQFSGGMRQRVAIAIALLNKPDLIVADEPTTALDVTIQGQILYEVQKLCAETGTAMIWITHDLSVVAGLADEVAVMYAGRVVEAGKVDDVLDAPMHPYTAGLIGSVPSRNARGKRLQQIPGMTPSLLNLPEGCAFAARCNYATAACEQPPALENAAGARQIRCHHPLMAEAV; encoded by the coding sequence ATGAGCGAACAGGCGACTCTCGAGGTCCGCAATCTGCAGACCCATTTCTTCACCAAGGCCGGTGTCGTGAAGGCGGTGAACGATGTCAGTTTCTCCGTCGGCAAGGGCAAGATTCTCGGCCTTGTCGGGGAATCCGGGTCCGGCAAGACGGTGACCGGATTCTCCATCCTCGGTCTCGTCGACGAGCCGGGGAGGGTATGTGGCGGCGAGATCCTCTATCGCGGGGAAAATCTCGTCGGCGCAAGTCAGGAGCGGATGCGGCAACTCCGCGGCAACAATGTCGCGATGATCTTCCAGGATCCGATGATGACCCTGAACCCGGTCCTGCGGATCGACACGCAGATGATCGAGGCGATCAAGGCGCATCACAAGGTCACCGACGACGAGGCGCGCCAGCGCGCCCGCGATGCACTCGGCCAGGTCGGCATCCCGTCGCCGGACGAGCGGCTGAGGAGCTATCCGCATCAGTTTTCCGGCGGTATGCGCCAGCGCGTGGCGATCGCCATTGCGCTGCTCAACAAGCCGGACCTGATCGTCGCGGACGAGCCGACGACGGCGCTCGACGTCACCATCCAGGGGCAGATCCTCTACGAGGTGCAGAAGCTCTGCGCCGAGACCGGGACGGCGATGATCTGGATCACCCACGACCTTTCGGTGGTCGCCGGCCTCGCGGACGAGGTGGCGGTGATGTATGCGGGTCGGGTCGTCGAAGCCGGCAAGGTGGACGATGTGCTGGACGCGCCGATGCACCCCTATACCGCCGGTCTCATCGGGTCCGTCCCGAGCCGCAACGCGCGCGGCAAGCGCCTGCAGCAGATTCCGGGAATGACCCCGTCGCTGCTGAACCTGCCGGAAGGCTGCGCCTTCGCGGCACGCTGCAATTACGCGACCGCGGCCTGCGAGCAACCGCCGGCCCTCGAGAATGCTGCGGGAGCGCGCCAGATCCGGTGCCATCACCCGCTCATGGCGGAGGCTGTCTGA
- a CDS encoding ABC transporter ATP-binding protein: MDKAASGATPIVRLDGISKRFTKHLDLAAKIGQRLGANVREETVHAVDNVSLSIADGEVVGLVGESGCGKSTLGRVVAGVHEPSDGQMFYRGRNVADLRGADARDAQLKIQMIFQDPMSSLNPRLRVRDIIGEAPRVHGIVKPNEVEDYVQSVMLRVGLDPSYVRRYPHQFSGGQRQRIGIARALAVKPDFLVCDESVAALDVSIQAQVLNLFMDLREDLNLTYLFISHDLGVVEHLSDRVVIMYLGRIVESAPTAELFNAPNHPYTKALLEEVPRLDTRKRTFVPIKGEIPSPIDPPPGCHFHPRCPHATERCRIEQPALKEIAPGRIAACHLNDGL, translated from the coding sequence ATGGATAAAGCGGCATCCGGCGCGACGCCGATCGTCCGTCTCGACGGGATCTCCAAGCGTTTCACCAAACATCTCGACCTCGCGGCGAAGATCGGTCAGCGGCTCGGCGCGAACGTGCGCGAGGAAACCGTGCACGCTGTCGACAATGTCTCGCTCTCCATCGCCGACGGCGAAGTTGTCGGGCTGGTCGGCGAGTCCGGCTGCGGCAAGTCCACGCTCGGCCGCGTGGTGGCCGGCGTGCACGAGCCGAGCGACGGTCAGATGTTCTACCGTGGCCGCAACGTCGCCGATCTTCGGGGCGCGGATGCGCGCGACGCGCAGTTGAAGATCCAGATGATCTTCCAGGATCCGATGAGCTCGCTGAACCCGCGCCTGCGCGTCCGCGACATCATTGGCGAGGCGCCGCGGGTGCATGGCATCGTCAAGCCGAACGAGGTCGAGGATTACGTCCAGAGCGTGATGCTGCGGGTCGGGCTCGATCCGAGCTATGTCCGTCGCTATCCGCACCAGTTCTCCGGCGGCCAGCGCCAGCGCATCGGCATCGCCCGCGCGCTCGCCGTGAAGCCTGATTTCCTGGTGTGCGACGAGTCCGTCGCCGCGCTCGACGTGTCGATCCAGGCCCAGGTCCTCAACCTCTTCATGGACCTGCGCGAGGATCTCAATCTCACCTATCTCTTCATCAGCCATGATCTCGGCGTGGTCGAACATCTGAGCGACCGGGTGGTGATCATGTATCTCGGCCGCATCGTCGAGAGCGCGCCGACGGCCGAGTTGTTCAATGCGCCGAACCATCCCTATACCAAGGCGCTCCTGGAAGAGGTTCCGCGGCTCGATACCCGCAAGCGGACCTTCGTGCCGATCAAGGGCGAGATCCCGTCGCCGATCGACCCGCCGCCCGGCTGCCATTTCCATCCCCGCTGCCCGCATGCGACGGAACGCTGCCGGATCGAGCAGCCGGCGCTGAAGGAGATCGCACCGGGGCGAATTGCGGCCTGTCACCTGAATGATGGCCTCTGA
- a CDS encoding N-formylglutamate amidohydrolase, giving the protein MMASDTTGGGQISRIAGVLSERHPVGDPVPVLFDSPHSGRTIPDDFVTAVSLSDLRTGEDAFVDELVSGCLDHGIGLISAEFPRTYIDVNRAVDDIDESLLSEPWPGGTNPTDKSVRGMGLVRREILRGVPIYTAPLSVAEVTARIETYYRPYHDAVKAGLDRLHAAHGAVWHVDWHSMKPVGVAMNVDAGEARPDFVVSDGEGQTAAPALVQTVAGWLREHGYSASVNAPYKGAEMIRRYGAPELGRHSIQVEINRRLYLDADRMVRTEGYVGLKRDLDAFSAWLAGYVRETEGQLS; this is encoded by the coding sequence ATGATGGCCTCTGACACGACAGGCGGCGGCCAAATCAGCCGGATCGCCGGCGTTCTGAGCGAGCGGCATCCGGTCGGAGATCCGGTTCCGGTTCTCTTCGATTCTCCGCATTCCGGGCGCACGATCCCCGACGATTTCGTGACCGCCGTAAGTCTGTCGGATCTCCGGACCGGGGAAGACGCGTTCGTCGACGAGCTGGTTTCGGGCTGTCTCGATCACGGGATCGGTCTCATCTCGGCGGAGTTCCCACGGACCTATATCGACGTGAACCGGGCGGTGGACGATATCGATGAGAGCCTGCTCTCCGAACCGTGGCCGGGCGGCACCAATCCGACGGACAAGAGCGTGCGCGGCATGGGGCTTGTCCGGCGGGAGATCCTGCGTGGCGTTCCGATCTACACGGCGCCGCTTTCTGTGGCCGAAGTCACGGCCCGCATCGAGACCTACTATCGGCCCTATCATGACGCGGTGAAGGCGGGGCTCGACCGGCTGCATGCCGCGCACGGAGCAGTCTGGCATGTCGACTGGCATTCCATGAAGCCGGTCGGCGTCGCGATGAATGTCGATGCAGGCGAGGCGCGTCCGGATTTCGTGGTCAGTGACGGGGAAGGACAGACCGCTGCGCCTGCACTCGTCCAGACCGTCGCCGGCTGGCTCCGGGAGCACGGCTATTCGGCGTCGGTGAATGCGCCGTACAAAGGCGCCGAGATGATCCGGCGGTACGGTGCGCCGGAGCTGGGGCGTCACTCGATCCAGGTCGAAATCAACCGGCGGCTCTATCTCGATGCCGACCGGATGGTCAGGACGGAAGGGTACGTGGGGTTGAAGCGTGATCTGGACGCGTTCTCGGCCTGGCTCGCCGGATATGTCCGGGAAACGGAGGGTCAGCTCTCCTGA
- a CDS encoding arginase family protein, translating to MTDKPDLGALFGATPAETFLGIDKCTDLQRIEASSAFIGAPGATPYGSVGAYCRNAPDALRRATSALTANIDRHNFDLGGRIFPDGARRAVDCGDLPFDAKDFARNRQTISDAIRKIVRCGAVPILTGGDDSVPIPMLEALGVTGKRYMVLQIDAHIDWRQSHMGESFGLSSTMRRASEMPHIERIIQVGARGIGSAHSDDFEDAVAWGARFFTAHDIHRDGTAPVLELIPEGAEIVICTDVDALDPSIVPGVIGRTPGGLAYHHVLDLYKGAAACGRIAAMDFVEYVPEADIDGLGALTTAGLISAAMGLLARQDLASRAR from the coding sequence ATGACCGACAAACCCGATCTCGGCGCGCTCTTCGGGGCGACGCCCGCCGAAACCTTTCTCGGCATCGACAAATGCACCGATCTGCAACGGATCGAAGCGTCTTCCGCCTTTATCGGCGCGCCGGGAGCGACACCATACGGGTCCGTCGGCGCCTATTGCCGGAACGCGCCGGACGCGCTGCGCCGCGCCACCTCGGCCCTGACGGCGAATATCGACCGGCACAATTTCGATCTCGGCGGACGGATCTTTCCGGATGGTGCGCGCCGCGCCGTCGACTGCGGCGATCTGCCGTTCGATGCGAAGGATTTCGCCCGCAACAGGCAAACGATATCGGACGCGATCCGGAAAATCGTCCGATGCGGCGCGGTTCCGATCCTGACCGGGGGCGACGATTCCGTGCCGATCCCGATGCTCGAAGCCCTCGGCGTTACGGGCAAGCGCTACATGGTGCTGCAGATCGACGCCCACATAGACTGGCGGCAGTCCCATATGGGTGAGAGCTTCGGTCTTTCATCGACGATGCGACGGGCATCGGAGATGCCGCATATCGAGCGCATCATCCAGGTCGGCGCGCGCGGCATCGGCTCTGCGCATAGCGACGATTTCGAGGATGCTGTCGCCTGGGGCGCCCGGTTCTTCACTGCGCACGATATCCACCGCGACGGAACCGCGCCGGTGCTGGAGCTGATTCCGGAAGGCGCCGAGATCGTCATCTGCACCGACGTGGATGCGCTCGATCCCTCGATCGTTCCCGGCGTCATCGGCCGGACGCCCGGAGGGCTCGCCTATCATCACGTGCTCGATCTCTACAAAGGTGCGGCGGCATGCGGGCGCATCGCGGCCATGGACTTTGTCGAATATGTGCCGGAAGCCGATATCGATGGCCTCGGGGCCCTCACGACAGCGGGGCTCATCAGCGCGGCGATGGGACTGCTCGCCCGTCAGGATCTGGCATCCCGCGCGCGGTAA
- a CDS encoding NAD kinase has translation MPPMKIAFTASRAPDAQEACADLTARYGSVSQAEAEVIVALGGDGQMLDTLRDNFERPVKVFGMNRGTVGFLMNEYSPDDLMARIEAAQQVVLHPLRMEAEKADGTIKQALAINEVSLLRETAQAAKIRITIDGIVRLEELVCDGVLVATPAGSTAYNLSAHGPIIPLGAGVLALTPISAFRPRRWRGALLPHEAKIQFDVLNPGKRPISATADSTEVRDVIRVRVREDRSIPLTLLYDPQHNLEERVLKEQFAP, from the coding sequence ATGCCTCCAATGAAGATCGCTTTCACCGCCTCCAGGGCGCCGGATGCTCAGGAAGCCTGCGCAGATCTGACCGCCCGGTACGGAAGTGTTTCGCAGGCTGAAGCGGAGGTCATCGTCGCGCTTGGCGGAGACGGCCAGATGCTGGACACGCTGCGCGACAATTTCGAACGTCCGGTGAAGGTCTTCGGGATGAACCGGGGAACCGTCGGATTTCTGATGAATGAGTATTCGCCGGACGATCTAATGGCGCGGATAGAGGCGGCGCAGCAGGTCGTTCTCCATCCGCTCCGGATGGAAGCGGAGAAAGCGGACGGCACCATCAAGCAGGCACTCGCCATCAACGAGGTCTCGCTGCTCCGGGAGACCGCGCAGGCCGCAAAGATCAGGATCACCATCGACGGCATCGTCCGCCTGGAAGAACTGGTCTGCGACGGCGTGCTCGTCGCGACGCCTGCCGGCAGCACCGCCTACAACCTCTCGGCCCACGGCCCGATCATTCCGCTCGGCGCGGGCGTGCTCGCCCTGACGCCGATCAGCGCCTTCCGGCCCCGGCGCTGGCGCGGTGCCCTCCTGCCGCACGAGGCAAAGATCCAGTTCGACGTGCTCAATCCCGGAAAGCGTCCGATCAGCGCGACGGCGGACTCCACAGAAGTCCGCGACGTGATCCGGGTCCGCGTGCGCGAAGACCGCTCGATCCCCCTCACCCTGCTCTACGACCCGCAACACAATCTGGAAGAGCGTGTTCTGAAGGAACAGTTCGCTCCCTGA
- a CDS encoding molybdopterin-guanine dinucleotide biosynthesis protein A yields MAKTRAAARLWTAVLLMMLACAGGSVFAESLHAGYYYPESVTEEQYVSRAQNIPQATRESRLAFVSGVAKSVSERPYPPQRAMFAKGDEAQKLIIVSLYDNHMTTLAQARAVLALMTGVARTTQIMRELQVESIFNFLDFCKMLGFTELTVSDGRTYAHRIVIE; encoded by the coding sequence ATGGCCAAGACCCGCGCAGCCGCGCGCCTATGGACTGCGGTCCTGCTCATGATGCTGGCCTGCGCCGGCGGGTCCGTTTTCGCGGAGTCCCTTCATGCCGGATATTATTATCCGGAATCGGTGACCGAGGAGCAGTATGTTTCCCGGGCGCAGAATATTCCGCAGGCAACGCGCGAAAGCCGTCTCGCCTTCGTCTCCGGCGTCGCCAAGAGCGTCAGCGAGCGGCCCTATCCGCCGCAGCGCGCGATGTTCGCAAAGGGCGACGAGGCCCAGAAGCTCATCATCGTCAGCCTTTACGACAACCACATGACCACGCTCGCCCAGGCCCGCGCGGTCCTCGCTCTCATGACCGGGGTCGCGCGAACGACCCAGATCATGCGCGAGCTCCAGGTCGAGTCGATCTTCAACTTCCTGGACTTTTGCAAGATGCTGGGCTTCACCGAACTGACCGTCAGCGACGGGCGGACCTACGCCCATCGCATCGTGATCGAATAA
- the moaA gene encoding GTP 3',8-cyclase MoaA, giving the protein MLDPFGRDVSYLRVSVTDRCDFRCVYCMSENMTFLPKKDLLTLEEMDRLCSTFVGLGVKKLRFTGGEPLVRRNIMSLFRGMQRHLESGALEEVTVTTNGSQLGRFAHELYDCGVRRVNVSLDTLDPGKFQSITRWGKLDQVLEGIEIAKRAGLAIKINAVALKGVNDAELGDMLQWCGDNGYDMTVIEVMPMGDIGGEDRLDQYLPLSIVRAKLSERFTLTDIPYKTGGPARYVEVAETGGRLGFITPLTHNFCESCNRVRLTCTGTLYMCLGQDDAADLRAPLRASEGNEQLIAAIEEAISRKPKGHDFIIDRRHNGPAVSRHMSVTGG; this is encoded by the coding sequence ATGCTCGATCCATTTGGACGCGACGTCAGCTATCTCAGGGTCTCGGTAACGGACCGCTGCGACTTCCGCTGCGTCTATTGCATGTCCGAGAACATGACTTTCCTGCCGAAGAAGGACCTCCTGACGCTGGAGGAGATGGATCGGCTCTGTTCGACCTTCGTTGGCCTCGGCGTGAAGAAGCTACGGTTCACCGGCGGCGAGCCTCTCGTCCGCCGTAACATCATGAGTCTGTTCCGCGGCATGCAGCGCCACCTCGAAAGCGGCGCGCTCGAGGAAGTGACGGTCACGACGAACGGCAGCCAGCTCGGCCGCTTTGCGCACGAGCTCTACGATTGCGGCGTCCGCCGGGTGAATGTCTCGCTCGACACGCTCGATCCCGGAAAGTTCCAGAGCATCACCCGCTGGGGCAAGCTGGACCAGGTGCTGGAGGGTATCGAGATCGCCAAGCGCGCCGGTCTCGCCATCAAGATCAACGCCGTCGCCCTCAAGGGCGTGAACGACGCCGAGCTCGGCGACATGCTGCAATGGTGCGGCGACAACGGCTACGACATGACCGTGATCGAGGTCATGCCGATGGGCGACATCGGCGGCGAGGACCGGCTGGACCAGTATCTGCCGCTCTCCATCGTCCGGGCCAAGCTCTCCGAACGCTTTACGCTGACCGACATTCCCTACAAGACCGGCGGCCCGGCCCGCTATGTCGAGGTCGCGGAGACCGGCGGGCGTCTCGGCTTCATCACCCCGCTGACACATAATTTCTGCGAAAGCTGCAACCGCGTGCGCCTCACCTGCACCGGGACGCTCTATATGTGCCTCGGACAGGACGACGCAGCGGATCTGCGAGCGCCGCTCCGGGCGAGCGAAGGCAACGAGCAGCTGATCGCCGCCATCGAGGAGGCCATTTCTCGGAAGCCGAAGGGACACGATTTCATCATCGACCGGCGGCACAACGGCCCGGCCGTCAGCCGCCACATGAGTGTCACCGGCGGCTAG
- a CDS encoding formate dehydrogenase accessory sulfurtransferase FdhD yields MTQDIPDYLVGPRPDDPRLTRRLTGLDHEGREQEISVIMERPLTIFLNGQEIVTAMTIGDFPDYLAVGYLLNQNMLRPDDVITGVEYDEDLEVVVVRTERETNYEEKLQKKIRTSGCAQGTVFGDLMEKFEDIELPRDAVLRTSWIYALSRQINLTPSLYLEAGAIHGCVLCREDKPLIYMEDVGRHNAIDKIAGYMFLNRIEPGDKIFYTTGRLTSEMVIKTVQMGIPILISRSGFTAWGVDLAREAGLTLIGRAKGKRFIALSGGERLIYDADLASVGEEPSRSSRKSSVTSDAD; encoded by the coding sequence ATGACACAGGACATCCCCGACTATCTCGTCGGCCCTCGGCCTGACGATCCGCGGCTGACGCGTCGGCTGACCGGCCTTGATCACGAAGGCCGCGAGCAGGAGATTTCGGTCATCATGGAACGGCCTTTGACGATCTTCCTGAACGGTCAGGAAATCGTCACCGCCATGACCATCGGTGACTTTCCCGACTACCTCGCGGTCGGCTATCTCCTCAATCAGAACATGCTGCGGCCGGACGATGTGATCACAGGGGTCGAGTACGACGAGGATCTCGAGGTCGTCGTCGTTCGTACCGAACGCGAAACGAATTACGAAGAGAAACTTCAAAAGAAGATTCGCACATCCGGATGCGCCCAGGGGACCGTGTTCGGCGATCTGATGGAGAAGTTCGAGGATATCGAACTGCCGCGCGATGCGGTGCTCAGAACGTCCTGGATCTATGCGCTTTCGCGGCAGATCAACCTGACGCCGAGCCTTTATCTCGAAGCGGGCGCGATCCACGGATGCGTTCTCTGCCGTGAGGACAAGCCGCTGATCTATATGGAGGATGTCGGACGCCACAATGCGATCGACAAGATCGCGGGTTACATGTTCCTCAACCGGATCGAACCGGGCGACAAGATCTTCTACACGACCGGCCGTCTGACCAGCGAGATGGTGATCAAGACCGTGCAGATGGGCATTCCGATCCTGATATCCCGCTCCGGCTTCACCGCCTGGGGCGTCGATCTCGCGCGCGAGGCCGGTCTGACCCTGATCGGACGGGCGAAAGGCAAGCGGTTCATTGCCCTCTCCGGGGGGGAACGGCTGATCTACGATGCGGATCTGGCGTCCGTCGGCGAGGAGCCTTCCCGGAGTTCGCGCAAGTCGAGCGTGACGTCCGATGCCGATTGA
- the mobA gene encoding molybdenum cofactor guanylyltransferase MobA: MPIERGDIVGVLLAGGQSRRMGGGDKSLRNLVGRPILSHVIERIRGQVGRLVLNANGDPERFSDFGLPVAPDVVEGQPGPLAGVLTGMRWAMQHAPEASWILTVATDAPFVPTDIVARLAAAIEAEDAELACASSGGRRHPVIGLWPVRLAENLHGAIEQDDIRKVDLWTARFKLAVAEFSEKPTDPFFNVNRPDDLEAAERVCQQGAL, from the coding sequence ATGCCGATTGAGCGCGGCGACATCGTCGGAGTTCTGCTCGCGGGCGGGCAGTCGCGGCGGATGGGCGGCGGCGACAAGTCTCTGAGGAACCTTGTGGGGCGGCCGATCCTCTCGCATGTGATCGAGCGGATCCGCGGCCAGGTCGGGAGACTCGTCCTCAACGCGAACGGAGATCCGGAGCGCTTCTCAGATTTCGGTCTACCGGTTGCTCCGGATGTCGTTGAGGGGCAGCCGGGACCGCTTGCCGGAGTCCTGACCGGCATGCGCTGGGCCATGCAGCACGCCCCGGAGGCGAGTTGGATCCTGACCGTTGCAACCGATGCGCCCTTCGTGCCGACAGACATCGTGGCGCGTCTGGCAGCAGCGATCGAAGCGGAAGACGCGGAGCTTGCCTGCGCCTCGTCGGGTGGACGCCGGCATCCGGTGATCGGGCTTTGGCCCGTGCGGCTCGCGGAAAACCTGCATGGCGCGATCGAGCAAGATGATATTCGTAAGGTTGATCTGTGGACCGCGAGGTTCAAACTTGCGGTCGCTGAATTCTCCGAAAAGCCAACCGATCCGTTTTTCAACGTCAACCGTCCGGACGATCTGGAGGCAGCGGAGCGGGTCTGTCAGCAGGGGGCACTTTAG
- a CDS encoding Rossmann-like domain-containing protein: MDAELIRNIPPLTITRVTAGARWAMVETEETVGLSAMPLLASGSAPDIPAKICDDYVGAPLSALAGGLRMAAGIERSLACAAANAGNRAPNGGAVSDGLLPEPGSGTERTVIVGRFPELARKRPGAIVLEKHPGPDDLPADAAPYVIPGADHFVVTASAWSNGTLAGLLRLAIGSRVTLVGPGAPLAPALHAYGIHRLAGFIVGDREKTREIIADGGGVKAFKPYGRQIMLSEE, encoded by the coding sequence ATGGACGCGGAGTTGATCCGCAATATCCCGCCCCTGACGATCACCCGCGTTACTGCGGGAGCACGCTGGGCGATGGTGGAAACGGAAGAGACTGTCGGCCTCTCTGCAATGCCGTTGCTCGCGAGCGGATCGGCCCCCGATATTCCCGCGAAAATCTGCGATGATTATGTGGGTGCGCCGCTGAGCGCGCTTGCAGGCGGTCTGCGCATGGCGGCCGGGATCGAAAGATCCCTCGCATGTGCGGCGGCGAATGCCGGGAACCGCGCTCCCAACGGCGGCGCGGTCAGCGACGGCTTGCTGCCGGAACCAGGATCCGGAACGGAGCGGACGGTGATCGTCGGCCGCTTCCCCGAACTGGCCCGCAAACGCCCTGGCGCAATCGTGCTGGAGAAGCATCCAGGCCCCGACGATCTGCCGGCGGATGCGGCGCCCTACGTCATTCCAGGCGCGGATCACTTCGTCGTCACCGCATCCGCTTGGAGCAACGGCACACTTGCCGGACTGCTACGCCTGGCAATCGGCAGCCGGGTCACTCTGGTCGGCCCGGGCGCCCCGCTTGCCCCGGCGCTCCATGCCTACGGCATCCACAGGCTCGCCGGGTTCATCGTCGGAGACCGGGAAAAAACACGCGAGATCATCGCAGATGGCGGCGGGGTGAAAGCCTTCAAGCCATATGGCCGACAGATCATGCTCTCGGAAGAATAA
- a CDS encoding DUF3553 domain-containing protein, with the protein MSNFLTPGSFVMLADEPDWGIGQIQSVVGDRVTVNFEHRGKQLINSAKVDLIAADDMVEERRAARFG; encoded by the coding sequence ATGTCCAATTTCCTCACTCCTGGAAGTTTCGTGATGCTGGCGGACGAACCGGATTGGGGAATTGGGCAGATCCAGTCGGTGGTCGGAGACCGCGTGACCGTCAATTTCGAGCACCGCGGCAAACAGCTTATCAACAGCGCGAAGGTAGACCTGATCGCCGCCGATGACATGGTCGAAGAAAGACGCGCCGCCCGTTTCGGCTGA
- a CDS encoding histidine phosphotransferase family protein, which produces MNGAELISDLGGGGGGDLEQEALALIGTSARQASERLSFFRVAFGGAGSTADQSVADGAALAEPYLKARKIAFELECDADPKSVRPPVGGMKVALGFICTLCECLPRGGSISLGVTGAAAEEMVLKATGDGANLLPEVASALEEGADIANLTSRSVVAHIAAENARRFGMDFALEEALNALEIRLRTQR; this is translated from the coding sequence GTGAATGGGGCCGAGCTGATTTCGGACCTCGGCGGAGGTGGCGGCGGCGATCTTGAGCAGGAAGCGCTGGCGCTGATCGGGACCAGCGCGCGGCAAGCCTCGGAGCGCCTGTCCTTTTTCCGAGTCGCGTTCGGTGGGGCGGGATCGACCGCAGACCAGTCAGTGGCCGACGGTGCCGCACTGGCGGAACCTTATCTCAAGGCACGGAAGATCGCGTTCGAACTTGAGTGCGACGCCGATCCTAAATCCGTCCGTCCGCCGGTCGGCGGCATGAAGGTGGCGCTCGGATTCATCTGCACGCTCTGCGAGTGCCTGCCGCGCGGGGGAAGCATTTCCCTCGGCGTCACCGGAGCGGCGGCCGAAGAGATGGTGCTGAAGGCGACGGGCGACGGTGCCAATCTGCTTCCGGAGGTTGCGTCCGCGCTCGAAGAGGGCGCCGATATAGCCAATCTGACCAGCCGATCCGTGGTCGCGCATATTGCGGCAGAAAACGCACGGCGCTTCGGGATGGATTTCGCCTTGGAAGAGGCGTTGAATGCACTCGAAATTCGGTTGCGGACGCAAAGATGA